The Stigmatella erecta DNA window GTCCCGGGCGCCAGGGGCACGAAGGCCTCGCCGTGGCTCGCCCCCGCGTCGGCGGCCATCTGCACGAGGATGTCCCGGCAGCGCGACACCTGCTGGCGGATGAGCTGCGCGTCCTCGCGGCTCTCGGGCGTCAGCTCCCCGCGGCGCTCCAGCTCCCGGGCCACCACGGCGATGGTGGACAGGGGCGTGGACAGCTCGTGCGCCGCGCCCGCGGCCAGCGTGGCCAGGGCCGCCAGCTTCTCGTTGCGCGCCGTCACCGCGCGCGCCGCCTCCAGCTCCGCCTCCCGCTCGGCCAGCGCCCGGGTGACGCGCTGGACGAAGTAGACGATGACGGCCGCGGCCAGCCCGAAGGCGGCCCACATGCCCTCCAGGTGCAGGCGCACCGCGTCCATGTGGTGGTGCGCGGCGTGCGCGTCCGCGCCCGGCATCCACAGGTGGCGCACGAAGAGCGCGCCGAAGCACCCCAGCCCCAGCGCCACCAGCGTCCACGTCCACCGGGCCCGGAGCACCACCGCCGCCAGGGCGATGTGCACCAGGTACAGCGTGCTGAAGGGGTTGAAGGGCCCGCCGCTGAAGGCCAGCAGCACGGTGAGCAGCACCACGTCGAGCGCCATCACCCCCCACAGCAGCCACTCGTGCACGGCCCGGGGGCGCCGGCTCCACATGCCCAGCGCCGCGTTGCTCAGCACCGCCACGCCGATGGTGGTGAACAGCGGCACGAGCGGCAGCGGCATCTCCAGCGCGAAGTGCGCGCCGAGGATGAGCACCGCCTGGGCCACCACCGCGCCCCAGCGCAGGCGCAAGAGCCACGAGAGGTTGATGGCGTGCGCGTCGCGCACCTCACGGCCTCCCGAACATCAGCCGGAACTGCCGGAAGATGAGCAGCGCCGACACCAGCAGGAACAGGAACAGGAGGATGGCCGCCACGAGCTGCGTCCTCGAGGACAGGCCGCCCTGCGCCTTGGGCGCAAAGCCCACCGGCGAGGCCGAGGCCAGGCGCACCACCTCGTCCCGCCCGCGCTGGGCGTACAGGTCCTCGGGGGCCTGGGCCAGGCGGATGCGGTACAGGCGCCCGGCCATGGCCAGCTCCCCGCGCCCCACCGCCAGGGACAGGAGCCGGTCGTGCGCGTCGCGGTCGTCCCACCGGCCCAGCACGGACAGCCACGCGGCCTGCAGGGCCTCCGAGGGGCGCTGCTCCTCGGGGATGAAGTTGGCGTACACCAGGCCGCAGGAGGCGCAGGACTCCGCCCCCTCCCGGCGCGCGGTGATGCACTTGGGGCAGAAGCCCGGGGGCACGGCGAAGGGGTCTTCCGAGCGCGCCACGGCCGCCGCCCCCCGCACCTGCTCATCCGAGGGCCGCAGGGCCACCACCTTCAGCACCGGCACCGGGGTGAGCCGCTGCTGGAGCGGGGGCACGGGCTCCTGCGCCTGGGTGACCGCCCCCTGGAGCGCCTCCTCGGGCCGCGCGCGGCTCTCGTTGCCGCAGCGCGCGCACGTCATCACCAGCACCCCCACCTCCACCCGGAAGGCGGCTGGCGGCGCGAGCCGCTCACACACATCACACAGGTACCTCATGACAACACCTGCCGCAGGGGAATGGGCATGGCACATCCGGCCAACGCCAGGAAACACAGCGCGCACAGCCACTGGCGCCCCCGGCTCAGCGGCAGCCCCGGCTCTATCACCTCCGGATGGCCAAAGCCCACGAGCTTCACCGTCACCAGCAGCCACACGCCCCAGGAGGCCGAGGCGAAGAGCGTGAGCAGCAACAGCCCCAGCGCCACGGCACGCCCC harbors:
- a CDS encoding ATP-binding protein produces the protein MRDAHAINLSWLLRLRWGAVVAQAVLILGAHFALEMPLPLVPLFTTIGVAVLSNAALGMWSRRPRAVHEWLLWGVMALDVVLLTVLLAFSGGPFNPFSTLYLVHIALAAVVLRARWTWTLVALGLGCFGALFVRHLWMPGADAHAAHHHMDAVRLHLEGMWAAFGLAAAVIVYFVQRVTRALAEREAELEAARAVTARNEKLAALATLAAGAAHELSTPLSTIAVVARELERRGELTPESREDAQLIRQQVSRCRDILVQMAADAGASHGEAFVPLAPGTLLDGVLEGLKGRERVRVALQGPAAEPMSVPARALTHALRGVVKNALQASPEGAPVQVVLLRQEAHWRLRVEDSGAGMAAEVLARVGEPFFTTKPQGEGMGLGLFLARALLDQLGGTLEVRSVPGQGTQVELTWPARALRQFDPLSSGPSGASLLEPGA